Proteins encoded together in one Thermomonospora curvata DSM 43183 window:
- a CDS encoding anti-sigma factor family protein encodes MSTECEEVRISLGVYVLGAIDPAERAAVDAHLSVCPSCRDELAGMAALPALLGRVSEAQIAALAEPPGELLETLLARAASDRRPSWRRRWSARWKALWSSRWTPLVAAAAVMLVVGALFGGLLDDRFDGSPPVTAPGPSQTGEGPSPSTTGERLQARDADTGVSAELLLFAKNSGTQAELRLSGVSAGSRCRLEAINRQGRHDIMGSWRLDHPQATFVGSTMFRRAEVASFQVVADDGRPLVTIPAE; translated from the coding sequence ATGAGCACCGAATGCGAAGAGGTACGCATCTCCTTGGGGGTGTACGTTCTCGGCGCCATCGACCCGGCCGAGCGCGCCGCGGTGGACGCGCACCTGAGCGTCTGCCCGTCCTGCCGGGACGAGCTGGCCGGCATGGCCGCCCTGCCCGCGCTGCTGGGGCGGGTCAGCGAGGCCCAGATCGCCGCGCTGGCCGAGCCTCCCGGCGAACTGCTGGAGACGCTGCTGGCCCGGGCCGCCAGCGACCGCCGCCCCTCCTGGCGCCGGCGGTGGAGCGCACGCTGGAAGGCCCTGTGGAGCAGCCGCTGGACGCCGCTGGTCGCCGCCGCCGCCGTGATGCTGGTGGTGGGCGCGCTGTTCGGCGGCCTGCTGGACGACCGGTTCGACGGCTCGCCCCCGGTGACCGCCCCCGGCCCGTCCCAGACCGGGGAGGGCCCCTCCCCGTCCACGACCGGTGAGCGGCTGCAGGCCCGCGACGCCGATACGGGGGTGTCGGCCGAGCTGCTGCTGTTCGCCAAGAACTCGGGCACGCAGGCCGAGCTGCGCCTGAGCGGCGTCTCGGCGGGCAGCCGCTGCCGGCTGGAGGCGATCAACCGGCAGGGCCGGCACGACATCATGGGCAGCTGGCGGCTGGACCACCCCCAGGCCACGTTCGTCGGCTCGACGATGTTCCGGCGCGCCGAGGTGGCCTCCTTCCAGGTCGTCGCCGACGACGGGCGGCCCTTGGTGACCATTCCCGCGGAATGA
- a CDS encoding TlpA family protein disulfide reductase, which translates to MRRHRDGRLRPARGGDVPEAATDRLGPAELGAALGERATLVQFSTAFCAPCRATRRVLAEVAAMVEGVAHIEIDAESHLDLVRRLGVVRTPTVLVLDAAGNVRRRATGAPRKADVIAALGAVID; encoded by the coding sequence GTGCGCCGCCACCGTGACGGCCGGCTGCGCCCGGCGAGAGGAGGGGACGTGCCAGAGGCCGCCACCGACCGGCTGGGCCCCGCGGAGCTGGGCGCCGCCCTGGGGGAGCGGGCGACGCTGGTGCAGTTCTCCACCGCCTTCTGCGCCCCCTGCCGGGCCACCCGCCGGGTGCTGGCGGAGGTCGCCGCCATGGTGGAGGGCGTGGCGCACATCGAGATCGACGCCGAATCGCACCTGGACCTGGTCCGCCGGCTGGGGGTGGTGCGCACCCCCACCGTCCTGGTCCTGGACGCCGCCGGGAACGTGCGGCGACGCGCCACCGGGGCGCCCCGCAAGGCCGACGTGATCGCCGCCCTCGGCGCGGTGATCGACTGA